From the Candidatus Polarisedimenticolia bacterium genome, one window contains:
- a CDS encoding lysine 2,3-aminomutase yields the protein MTDSRTQATPTARHVLATDQPFPYPLKREFVEPDWRRIPGFKDATRADWESALWQRKRTIKNLKELKEALGHWLPDSLAAGIERDQRDRATMSLLLPPQMINTMGLDDLWNDPIRRYMLPAFDDRDTEWPSHPKAQRDSLHEADMWAVEGLTHRYPTKVLAELLSTCPQYCGHCTRMDLVGNDVPQVEKHRFEIPQKSRYEQILGYLRRTPQVRDVVVSGGDVANLPIGALEQFVSQLMDIPNIRDIRLATKGLMGLPQHFLQDDVLKGLERLAKKARERDVDIAVHTHVNHAQSLTPLVAKAVRLILDMGFRDVRNQGVLLRGVNNSTEALLELCFTLLDHARIMPYYFYMCDMIPNAEHWRLAVHEAQNLQHDLMGYLPGFATPRVVCDVPFVGKRWINQVKEYDRDKGISYWTKNYRTGIEHDDPEALTRRYEYYDPIYTLPESGQAHWRAWRARA from the coding sequence ATGACTGACTCCAGAACGCAGGCGACCCCGACGGCGAGGCACGTTCTCGCCACCGATCAACCGTTCCCCTACCCTCTCAAGCGCGAGTTCGTCGAGCCCGACTGGCGGCGGATACCGGGGTTCAAGGACGCCACGCGGGCGGACTGGGAGAGCGCCCTCTGGCAGCGCAAAAGGACCATCAAGAATCTCAAAGAGTTGAAGGAGGCCCTGGGCCACTGGCTTCCGGATTCGCTGGCGGCGGGCATCGAGCGCGACCAGAGGGACCGCGCCACCATGTCGCTCCTTCTTCCGCCGCAGATGATCAATACCATGGGCCTGGACGACCTGTGGAACGATCCGATCCGGCGCTACATGCTGCCGGCCTTCGACGACCGCGACACCGAGTGGCCCAGCCATCCGAAGGCGCAGCGCGACAGCCTGCACGAGGCCGACATGTGGGCGGTGGAAGGCCTGACGCACCGCTACCCCACCAAGGTCCTGGCGGAGCTCCTGTCCACCTGCCCGCAGTACTGCGGCCACTGCACGCGCATGGACCTGGTGGGCAACGACGTTCCTCAAGTCGAGAAGCACCGGTTCGAGATCCCGCAGAAATCGCGCTACGAGCAGATCCTGGGCTACCTCCGCAGGACACCGCAGGTGCGCGACGTGGTGGTCTCGGGGGGGGACGTAGCGAACCTGCCGATCGGGGCCCTGGAGCAGTTCGTGTCACAGCTCATGGACATCCCGAACATCCGTGACATCCGCCTGGCGACCAAGGGACTGATGGGACTGCCGCAACACTTCCTGCAGGACGACGTCCTGAAGGGCCTCGAGAGGCTGGCGAAGAAGGCCCGCGAGCGCGACGTCGACATCGCCGTGCACACGCACGTGAACCACGCGCAGTCGCTCACTCCCCTGGTCGCGAAGGCGGTGCGCCTCATCCTGGACATGGGCTTCCGCGACGTGCGCAACCAGGGGGTGCTGCTGCGTGGCGTGAACAACAGCACCGAGGCGCTCCTGGAGCTGTGCTTCACCCTCCTCGATCACGCCCGCATCATGCCGTACTACTTCTACATGTGCGACATGATCCCGAACGCCGAGCACTGGCGCCTCGCGGTGCACGAGGCCCAGAACCTGCAGCACGACCTCATGGGCTACCTCCCCGGCTTCGCCACCCCGCGCGTGGTCTGCGACGTGCCGTTCGTCGGCAAGCGCTGGATCAACCAGGTCAAGGAGTACGACCGCGACAAGGGGATCTCCTACTGGACCAAGAACTACCGCACCGGCATCGAGCACGACGACCCCGAGGCGCTCACCAGGCGCTACGAGTACTACGACCCCATCTACACCCTGCCGGAGTCCGGCCAGGCCCACTGGCGGGCCTGGCGCGCCCGCGCCTGA
- a CDS encoding ATP-binding cassette domain-containing protein: MRAGTSTSDSIHRLYNDPPAGRRRHSTCPLEGLPVPLLQFSRLRKAYATTVAVDDVTFEVRPGEVFGLLGPNGAGKTTLLRMLIDIMAPDSGEILFEGRPLGPQERERIGYLPEERGLYRKERVVDILIYFGMLKGLARRVARERAMRWLDRVGLQDAAGRRADTLSKGMQQKVQITGTLLHEPQILVMDEPFSGLDPLNTVLVKDILRERRDAGALVILSTHQMPMVEELCDRVAMIDRGRLVLYGDLEEIRRSHGGSAVLVGTDADLSGLPPVAGVERQGGLRKVRLRAGARPRDLMAIIEERRIPIDHFEVARMSVEEIFVSTVRARAADPAPPPVVVPAAAGGGA, encoded by the coding sequence GTGCGGGCCGGGACGTCGACGAGTGATTCAATTCATCGCCTGTATAATGACCCGCCTGCCGGACGCCGGCGGCACTCGACGTGTCCCCTGGAGGGCCTTCCGGTTCCCCTGCTGCAATTCTCCCGCCTGCGCAAGGCCTACGCCACGACGGTCGCGGTCGACGACGTCACGTTCGAGGTGCGCCCGGGCGAGGTCTTCGGCCTGCTCGGGCCCAACGGGGCCGGCAAGACGACCCTGCTCCGCATGCTCATCGACATCATGGCCCCCGATTCCGGGGAGATCCTGTTCGAGGGCCGGCCTCTCGGGCCTCAGGAGCGCGAGCGCATCGGCTACCTCCCGGAGGAGCGCGGCCTGTACCGCAAGGAGAGGGTGGTCGACATCCTGATCTACTTCGGGATGCTGAAGGGGCTCGCCCGACGCGTGGCGCGCGAGCGGGCGATGCGGTGGCTCGATCGCGTCGGCCTTCAAGACGCGGCCGGGCGGCGCGCCGACACCCTGTCGAAGGGGATGCAGCAGAAGGTGCAGATCACGGGAACGCTCCTGCACGAGCCGCAGATCCTGGTGATGGACGAGCCGTTCTCCGGGCTCGATCCCCTGAACACCGTGCTGGTGAAGGACATCCTGCGCGAGCGCCGGGACGCCGGCGCCCTGGTGATCCTGTCCACCCACCAGATGCCGATGGTCGAAGAGCTGTGCGATCGCGTGGCGATGATCGACCGCGGCCGCCTCGTGCTGTACGGCGACCTGGAGGAGATCCGGCGGAGCCACGGCGGCTCCGCGGTCCTGGTCGGGACGGACGCCGACCTCAGCGGCCTGCCGCCGGTGGCGGGGGTCGAGCGGCAGGGAGGGCTGCGCAAGGTCCGGCTTCGGGCCGGGGCCCGGCCGCGCGACCTGATGGCGATCATCGAGGAGAGGCGGATCCCGATCGATCACTTCGAGGTGGCCCGCATGTCGGTCGAGGAGATCTTCGTGAGCACGGTCAGGGCCCGCGCCGCGGATCCCGCTCCGCCGCCGGTCGTCGTGCCGGCCGCGGCCGGAGGGGGAGCGTGA
- a CDS encoding ABC transporter permease: MSKVRVVIAREFLSTVRRRSYLIVTLGMPFFLGSYVALVGFLPTYFMSQSGHAQKPVGVVDLAGLLRLDEARAVGTEESGADKAARVIADRLGPASAQGRGVAALLEELDSPVDFQPVATKEEALRRLQDGTLQRVYLLPADYLGTGAIETYQADAQIFGLGKAKIERVFARVLRRSLSAGRLPDAFRARLDRPIDDDASTSFLVKPDGGVEPLQDEARVARMAVPGVFALLLVMSLMTSASYLLQGVVEEKENRVIEIILSSVPPRELLFGKLLGLGAAGLLQLFVWVSVASFATSLLAAAAMAILDWKLFLFCFLFFVGGFLMMGSLMTGTGALGTNARETQQYSAIWTLCLVLPPAMTWMLILDEPNTWLARALSWFPLTGPITMMIRLGTGKVRAWDALVALGCLAAGVYLAIRAAAALFRLGLLMYGKRPTLSEIARQLRRA; the protein is encoded by the coding sequence GTGAGCAAGGTCCGGGTCGTCATCGCCCGCGAGTTCCTGTCGACCGTCAGGCGCCGCTCGTATCTCATCGTCACCCTGGGGATGCCGTTCTTCCTCGGCTCCTACGTGGCGCTGGTCGGTTTCCTGCCGACCTACTTCATGAGCCAGTCCGGCCACGCGCAGAAACCGGTCGGCGTGGTCGATCTCGCGGGACTGCTCCGCCTCGACGAGGCGCGGGCTGTCGGCACGGAGGAGTCCGGCGCCGACAAGGCGGCCCGGGTCATCGCCGATCGCCTCGGCCCGGCGAGCGCCCAGGGGCGCGGCGTCGCCGCCCTCCTGGAGGAGCTCGACTCGCCGGTCGATTTCCAGCCCGTCGCGACGAAGGAGGAGGCGCTCCGCCGCCTGCAGGACGGAACCCTCCAGCGCGTCTACCTGCTGCCGGCGGACTATCTGGGGACCGGGGCGATCGAGACCTACCAGGCGGACGCCCAGATCTTCGGTCTGGGGAAGGCGAAGATCGAGCGCGTGTTCGCGCGCGTCCTCAGGCGATCGCTGTCGGCCGGCCGGCTTCCCGACGCGTTCCGCGCCCGGCTCGACCGGCCGATCGACGACGACGCGTCCACCTCGTTCCTCGTGAAGCCGGACGGCGGCGTCGAGCCGCTGCAGGACGAGGCGCGCGTGGCGCGCATGGCGGTCCCCGGGGTGTTCGCCCTCCTCCTGGTCATGTCGCTCATGACCAGCGCCAGCTACCTGCTGCAGGGGGTCGTGGAGGAGAAGGAGAACCGCGTCATCGAGATCATCCTGTCGTCGGTCCCGCCCCGGGAGCTCCTGTTCGGCAAGCTCCTGGGCCTGGGCGCCGCCGGGCTCCTGCAGCTCTTCGTCTGGGTTTCGGTCGCCAGCTTCGCCACGAGCCTGCTGGCGGCGGCCGCCATGGCGATCCTGGACTGGAAGCTGTTCCTGTTCTGCTTCCTGTTCTTCGTCGGCGGATTTCTGATGATGGGAAGCCTCATGACGGGGACCGGCGCCCTGGGAACGAACGCGCGCGAGACCCAGCAGTACTCGGCCATCTGGACGCTGTGCCTGGTGCTGCCGCCCGCCATGACCTGGATGCTGATCCTGGACGAGCCGAACACCTGGCTGGCCCGCGCCCTCTCCTGGTTCCCGCTCACCGGGCCGATCACCATGATGATCCGGCTCGGCACCGGCAAGGTCCGCGCCTGGGACGCCCTCGTCGCTCTCGGCTGCCTCGCGGCCGGCGTCTACCTGGCGATCCGCGCCGCGGCCGCCCTCTTCCGCCTGGGGCTGCTCATGTACGGGAAGCGCCCGACCCTGTCCGAGATCGCCCGCCAGCTCCGCCGGGCCTGA